Below is a genomic region from Ferribacterium limneticum.
CTCAATTCCGAAGAAGCCCTGCGCGCCTGCGTTGCGGCCGAAATTGAGGCCGATGCCAAGAAATATGGCGACGACCGCCGCACCTTCATCGAAGCCGCCGACAAAGTCACGATGTCGGACGCCAAGACCGTTTCCATCGTCGATGAACCAACCACGCTGATTGTCTCCAGACACGGCTGGCTGCGCTCACGCCAGGGCCACAACATCGACCCGACGCAACTGAGCTTCCGCTCCGGCGACGAACTGCTCGCGTGTTTGCCCTGCCGGACAGTTGATAACCTGATCCTGCTCGACACCAAGGGCCGCGCCTACTCGATCCCCGCCTCGGATATTCCCGGCGGCAAGGGTGATGGCGTCCCGGCTACCTCGCTGGCCGATTTCCAGGACGGCGGCAAACCCTGCCTGGCCATGGCGATCAAGAACGAAGCGCTCTATTTGGTTGCTGCCAGTGGCGGCTATGGTTTCCGCTGCCAGGGCGCCGATCTCTTGTCACGCGGCAAGGCCGGCAAGGCCTTCATGTCGCTGTCCGAAGGCGAAATGCCGGTCGTTTTCGCGTCGGCTCCTTCAGGTGAAATTGCCTGCGTGACCAAGGACGGCCGGGCACTAGTCTTCAATATCGACGAGGTTCGCCAACTGCCGAAAGGCCGCGGCCTCAAACTGATCGATGCCGACCCCGGCAAGACGGCGCTGGAAGAAATCATTCCGGTCGTCGATGGGGTTGCCGGCAAGCTCAAGGGCGAACGCCTCGAATTCTGTCGCGGCAACCGCGGCGGCAAGGGCAAGCCAGTCAAGGCGAGCCGAAAATAGCCACCTGAAACGGTGATGCAGGCAAGGCACGGAGAAATACGGATAATATGCTTCGGTAATTACCCTCTGTGCCTGTCAGGCATGTCCCGTTCAGCCGGCCCGGCGCCTACTATCTGGAGTTTTAATGTCTCGCACCCTGATTCTTATCGTCCAGTTTCTTCTGGTTACAGGGGTATTTTTTGGCATTGGAATTTATCTGGCCAAGCGGATAAACAAGAAAAAAAGGGCTAGGCGCAAACTGGAATCACACTCGCTGCCCATGTCCGCCTTTTCCACGCTTGATCACCCAGCCGCCGAGCCGACCGCCAACGACATGACGCCCCTCGAAGAAGCCGAGGTATTCATGATTTACGGGAAGAAGGCAAAAGCCGTTGAAGTACTCAGGGAAGCTCTGGCCAAAAAACGCATCACCCGTGAAGCTTATGATGCCTTCAAGGCCAAGCACAATATCCAATAAACAACTTTAACAAAGTTATTTATTGTATTGATTTAATTAAATTTAAAATAACAAAACGAGTTACTTGCTAGACTGACTCATGGCGTGAGAAGTCAATTTTCGAGCAAAGAAAAACCGGGCGGCCAGTTCACGACTGGGCAGGCCCGGTTGGCTTTTCAGCTAGCCAGATCAGGCCGCTATATCGCCCGAATGCAGGGCTTCAACCTCTTCATGCTCCCATTCCTTGATGGTATCCGAGACAAGGCGAGCCTTTTCGTGGGCATCCGGCTGATGGTGATGCGCCTCCTCGAAAACCTCAAGGGCCTCGTGGATGGCTTCAGCCTTCGTGTGGGTATGTTGCATGACGATAATCCTTCCCGTTTTTCAAAGAAAAAAGCCCTTGGGTTCCAAGGGCTTTTTTATCAAAAACCGCAGACTGGCTCCGGTTCTTGAAGCTTTACGCAATCAGGGCTTAGGCAGCCTTCTTGGAAGCCTTCGGAGCGGCGACAACGTTGGCAGCCTTCATCGTGGCGCTGGTAGCGGCAGCAACGCTGGCTTCGGCAACTTCAGCAGCCTGCTTGGCAGCCTTGTTCAAGCCTTCGTAGGCTTCGTTGGCGGACTTGATCGCGGTCTTGACGGCAGCGACGGCCACTTCGGAACCAGCCGGAGCGGAAGCCAGAGCCTTTTCGACCAGGCCAGAAACCGTGGCGGCGTTTTCAGCAACCTTGGCTTCAACTTCCTTGGCCAGCTTGTCCTTGGTTTCGCCAGCGATGGCGATCACGTTACGCGAGTATTCCATGCCCTTTTCGATGGACGGCGAAGCCAGTTCCTTCTGGATGCTGACGAAAGACTGGACATCCTTGGCGCCGAGCAGAGCCGTGACGTTAGCCATGGCGCCTTCGAAAACGGAACGGGCAGCGGCCAGATTCAACAGGGCCAGACGCTCGATGCCATCAAAGGTGGTGTTGGCAAAAAACAGGGCGGAATTGATGCTGGACTTGGCGAAATCTTCGGGTTTGGTGAACATGATGAATCTCCTGAGGTTGGGGTAATCTATTCGCCTTGGCCTTTATGTTGCGCCGCAGCATGACTCCATTCTAACCACAGGAAAACACTTGTCAACAGCTTTTTGTGCACTGCACCAATTGTCTGAAAAAATGTGTTGGAAATTCCCAACGCTTCAGCCGGCGCGCGGCTCCAGACCGAGTCTTTCGAGGATCGCAGTCATCGCTTCGGCAGCGCCGAGCGGCAGGTAATAATCGACGATATCGGTGAGCATGGTTTTCGCCGGATTGATTTCCACGGTTGGAATCCCACTGCCGGCAGCCAGCACGACCGGCTGGGTGATATAGGGAAAGATACTCGACGTCCCGATAGTAAAAACGATGTCGAAACCTTCCTGGAAAGCGTCGATGAAACGATCCAGCGGTTCCTCCGGCAAGGCTTCGCCGAAAAGCACGACCTTTGGCCGCAAAACGCCGCCGCACAACGGGCACAGGGGCGGCACTTCGCGACCGCTCAGGTCGGCAGCCGCTTCTTCATGGCTGCATTCGGTACATTCCAGCTCCTGCAGGTTGCCGTGAATCTCGACGATCTCGCGGCTACCGGCCTGGCGGTGCAGGCCATCGACGTTCTGCGTGAACACCATGACCCGGTCGAGATGCTCGTCCAGGCTGGCAATGGCGAAATGCGCCGCATTCGGTCGGGCACCGCGACAGTTCTCTTCGATCTGGATCAGGTATTTCCAGGTGATTTCCGGGTGCATGGCGAAAACCTCGCCGGACAAGGCATCCTCGATGCGCAAGCCCTCTTCCGTTGCCTCGCTGTCGTAGAGGCCACCAACACCGCGATAGGTCGGCAGGCCGGAATCGGCCGAAATCCCCGCACCGGTAATGAACAAGGCGCTCCGCGCGTGGCGAAGATGCTCGGCCACGGCATCGAGTGCCGCGTCGATCGGTGCTGGATACGACTTCATCGGCAACGGCAGTCCTGCTTACTGGATCAGGAACTGGGTAAACAAGGCTTCCTTGACCCCGGTTTCGTCGTCTTCATGGATGGCGTGGTTGGCCAGTTCAATGATTTCTTGGATAAGTTCCTTCTTGCCCGCCAGCGTGCGCAGCTTGGCAACTTCCTTGCTCGAGAGCAGCAGGATGATCTGATGCTGGATCCGCGGCTTGTAAGCAGCAATGGCACCGGCGGCTTCCGGAACGGCCGGTTCCAGGATCAGCCCGAACTGCAAATAATTCTCGGTGCCAAGATTGACCGTGAACACCATTGGCTCAGGCGCGACACCACCACCGCCGTGATCGCTGGCCAGCGAAGGCAAGGGCATAAGCAGCGCCAAAACGAACAGCAGCGGCGCGACAAGGGCATTCACAATCCGGGAAACGACGTTCATGACAATCCTAAAAATGATTGATGTCCCATCGGGAGACCCGGACTTTATACCGGCTGAAAACCAAAAAAGCCACCATGACAGCGATGTATGCCAGTCGATCACCATTTTGAAAGCCTCGCCAGGCGCAAAATACCCCCTCACTGGCAGACCAGCGTATATTTCGCCCTTCGCTCACGGTCGCCACCCCGATATTCGGCTTGGCACCGCCAAAATACCCCGCAAAATCATGCCTCTTCCCATTTACGACCCCGCCACCTATCCGGCCCTACTTGCCGGCAAACTCGCCCATTTCGAGCAGACCTTCGCGCCGCTCGGCGTGGCCAATACCGTTGCCCATGCCTCGACGCCGCTGCATTACCGACTGCGTGCCGAATTCCGCATCTGGCACGATGGCGACCGGCTGGATTACGCGATGTTTGACCCGGAAGATCCCAAGGTGCCGATCACGCTCGACACCTTCCCACCTGCTGCCGAATCCATTTGCGCGCTGATGCCGCGCCTGCGCGACCGCCTTGCCACCAGCGAAACGCTGCGCCGCCGGCTGTTCCAGGCCGATTTTCTCGCCACCCTGAGCGGCGACATGCTGGTCACGCTGATTTATCACCGTACGCTGGACGAAGGGTGGGAAATCGCCGCCCGCGAGATGGCGGCCGAACTGGGCATCCGCGTCATTGGTCGCAGCCGCGGCCAGAAACTTGTGCTCGACCGCGACTGGGTGCTCGAAGAATTCGAGCTCAACGGCCGCCAGCTACGCTACAAGCAGGTCGAAGGCAGCTTCACCCAGCCCAACGGCGGCGTCAATCGCCAGATGCTCGGCTGGGCCTGCCAGCAGGCGGCCGGCATCGGCGGCAATCTGGTCGAGCTGTACTGCGGCAACGGCAATTTCACCATCGCGCTGGCGCCGCTCTTCGACCAGGTGCTGGCCACCGAGGTCAGCAAGTCGTCGGTTCATGCCGCCCAGTTCAATCTGGAGGCCAACAACGTCGGCAACGTGGCCATTGTCCGCATGTCGAGCGAGGAATTCAGCGATGCGCTGGCTGGCCGCGAAGAATTCACGCGCCTCAAAGACATCGACCTCGAACCCTTCCGCCATGCCACGCTCTTCGTCGACCCGCCGCGCAGCGGGCTGGATGCCGTGACACTCGAACTGGCCCGCGGCTTCGACCGCATCTTGTACATATCCTGCAACCAGCAGACCCTGCTCGAAAACGTGACAGCGCTGCAAGACACGCACCAGATCGCCGCTTCCGCCGTCTTCGATCAATTCCCCTACACGCATCACCTGGAGTGCGGCCTGCTGCTGACGCGGCGGTAGTCTCGCTTCACGCTTGTCAGCCTGCCGCCGGCCGGCTGCTACCCAGTGGCGGTGACCAACACCGCCACGCACCCGAGCCTCCCCATGAAAAGAACCGATCTTTACAAAAGCCTCGCCAGCAAGATTGACCGCAACATGAAACAGGCTGGAACCCCCGACCGTTTCGGCCAGGGCGCCGTCCTCGACCGCAAGGAACAGCGCAAGCTGGACCAGGCCAAGGGTCTCATCCCCTTCGCCGTCAAGATCGATGCCCAACTGGCCGAACAACTGCGCACGCTGGCCGAAACCAGCGAAGGCGGCATCAACGAAGTGGTCGACATGCTGCTGCGCAAAGGCCTCGCCGCCGGCGTTTAAACGCTCGCTACACGGGCGGGTTAAACTCGCCCCTTCATTGCCCATTTGCTTTCCCCCTCCCCGCCCATGACCTTCGCTACCCTCGGCCTCGCCGAAACGCTGCTCCAGTCCCTCGAAACGCTCGGCTACAAGACGCCGACGCCGATTCAGGAGCAAGCCATTCCCGCCGTCCTCGAAGGGCGCGACGTGATGGCCGCAGCCCAGACCGGCACCGGCAAGACCGCCGGCTTCGCGCTGCCCATCCTGCACAGCCTGGCCAACGATGGCATCAAGGTCGGCAGCAATTCGGTGCGCGCCCTTGTCCTCGTGCCGACGCGCGAACTGGCCGAACAGGTCCACGCCAGCTTCCGCCAGTACGGCGAACACACCAGCGTCAGCACCTACGCGGCCTACGGCGGCGTCAGCATCAACCCGCAAATGATGCGCCTGCGCCGCGGCGTCGATGTCCTCGTCGCCACCCCCGGCCGCCTGCTCGACCTCTACAGCCAGAACGCCCTCAAGCTCAACAAGGTGCAAGTGCTCGTCCTCGACGAAGCCGACCGCATGCTCGACCTCGGCTTCTCGAACGAACTCGACGCCGTCTTCGCCGCCCTGCCCAAAAAGCGGCAGACCCTGCTCTTCTCCGCCACCTTCTCCGAAGTCATCCGCAGCCTGGCCAAGGCCCGCCTGCGCAACCCGCTGACCATCGAAATCAGCCCGCCCAACAGCACCGTCAAGGCCGTCAAGCAGTGGATGGTGCCGGTCGACAAGAAGCGCAAGACCGAACTCTTCCTGTTCATGCGCAAGGACCGGCGCTGGGGCCAGGTGCTGGTCTTCGTCAAGACCAAGCGCGGCGCCGACGAACTGGTCAGCATCCTGCACGCCAAGCGCATCAAGGCCGACGCCATCCACGGCGACAAGCCGCAACCGGCCCGCCTGCGCGCCCTCGAGAGCTTCAAGGCCGGCGAAGTGCAAATCCTCGTCGCCACCGATGTCGCTGCCCGCGGTCTGGACATCGACGACCTGCCGCAAGTCGTCAATTTCGACCTGCCCATCGTCGCCGAAGACTACATCCACCGCATCGGCCGCACCGGCCGCGCCGGCGCCACCGGCGAAGCCATCTCGCTGGTCTGCGCCGACGAAGCCCCGATGCTCGCCGCCATCGAAACGCTGCTCAAGCAAACCTTGAGCCGCGAAGAAGAACCGGGCTTCGAACCCGACCACCGAATTCCGCTGACCGGCGCCGCCGCAATAGCCGCGAAGAAGATAAAGAAACCAAAGATGCCCGGAGGCCGGGGCGGCAAAGGCACGCCGAGCAACTGGGTCGGCTTCGACGACGCCCCCAAACGCCCTGGTGCTCGTCCGGCGGCCCGTCCGGGTGGAGCTTCACGGTCAACCGGAAAAAACGGCCAAAAACAAAATCGGTCTGGCGGCCGCTGAACGAGAAATCAGAGGCTGAAATGAAAAATGGCACTTCGCTGGAAGTGCCATTTTTTTGTTGACTGAGCAACCAATCAATTTGCCAGCGTATCGGCTACTTGTGCCGTTCGAGCCCTGATCGGCTCCCCAACTCAGACAGTTCTAAGAACTGGAAACTCAAATTCATCATCCCATAGGTCGATTCCGGGACGATGAATCAGAGTGCGGAAGCAATGTGGCATTTATGTCGTGAAGGGCTAGCCAACCCGGGTTAATCTTAGAGCCGGAGCTCTTCATCATTCAGGGGCCATACTACAGAATGTCAATTTCACTGCTCACTGTTAGCGAAAATCATTCCAGTCTAGATTACCACCCGCCTTCAGAACACTTACCACTCGAGTTATCTTAGCATTTTCATCTGGGCTTAATGGGTACTTAGTAAGTCTTTCCAGTACGCTAGCGGAAGTCTTATTGTCATTCATCTTATAATAACAATAGGCTAACTCCATTATCCAGTTAGGCTTATCGCCATATTTCAGCGCGTCTGTATATTCAAAAATCGCCTCTGAGTAATTACCATCTAGCATATAATGATACGCCTTCATGCTTGGAACATTCCCTCGAAGATTCCATATCCGTGGATTCATATATCCGAACTTTTGTGAGTTATTAGCAAAAAGCTCACCAGCATTATAACTCCCACCCCAGAGCGGATTAAAATACCGCATGAAAGTTACCCGAATATAATAAGCATCCGGCCTCAGCTCCAGCGCCTTTTTTATAGCATCTTCAGCATCAGCACGATTACCATATGCCATCCCACTCACGATAATTCCGTGATATGCCGGCAGAAATCCACCACGAATTTGATTTGCGCGATTCAAACTATCCAAAGATTTATTTGAAAAATCAACTGCAGTTTCCATATTAAATTTTGGGGTTTCTGAAACGAATTTAGTGCCGCGAAATTTTCCTGCCAGACCTGCGAGATAAAACCCCTTTGCCGCATATGATACGTACGAATTACGCGAGGAAATCCAATTATCAAAAACAAGAATCAGATTCGGGTAGTCTTTGTAGGCTAGCTGAGTAAAAACCTCATATGCCTGAAACAAATTTATTTCATATCGAATGTCAGAATTATATTTATTTTCGACGGCAATAAGCTTGCTCTCCAGATCATCAAAATTATTTTGTAACAGCAATCTCTCGATATCCCCTGCAGATACTCCGTCACTCGTAACTAAGTATGATTGCTTGAGCCATTCGTTAGCGAGACCAACCTTTTCTTTCTCAGAGTATTTTTTAACATCGCCGAAACACTGAGATGTAAATAAAACACAAACTGCAACACATAACGCGATTATCTTTGAGCGGAAACAAATCATCTAACCCTCCAATTTTATAAAAGAAAATCACGAAAAACCATTGCCCCGTCAAACATGCTTAATAATTATTTGATAAATAAATTAATATGTTTCGCCTGAATAAATACCGCTCGACATAAATGCATATTTCAGACCTGTGAATACGCCCGCCCCGTCCAAGTAACACGGGGGGCTATGAATACATGGAAAACGGCAGATTACGCGGTTTGCATGAAGCGCTCAAGGAAAAGGCCAGCTCAAGCGAAGGTCAGAAAACAAAAAAGCCACCCGCAGGTGGCTTTTTCATGAATTTTTGGTGCGCCCGAGACGATGAATCTGGGCACTGGGCTGAGGTCATACCATTTTTAACTTTACTCTGCGCCATTCTGAGGTTTCAAGACTGCCTTGATCGCCTCTTCGCCAAGATCCGGGCAAACCTTCTCAATGAAGGCATGTACGTAGCTACGCAAATAGGTGCCACGGCGTACTGCGATGCGTGTTGTGTTGGCCGGGAACAGATCTGGAACTGGTATTAGCGCCAGATTGCGGTCCTGTTCCGCATCGTAGGCTACGGATGCGACGATTCCGACCCCCAGACCCAGATTGACATAGGTCTTGATCACATCGGCATCGATTGCCGAGAGCACGATATCCGGAACAATGCCGGCATCGGCAAAACCCTTGTCGATGTGTGCCCGCCCAGTGAAACCCTCGTGATAGGTGATGATGGGGTATTCGCCCAGTGCTTCGAGCGTCACCTTTTCGAGAGCAAGCAAGGGATGGCCTTCCGGAACGATTACCGCGTGGTGCCATGAATAAAACGGAAACGAGGCCAGCTCGGGAACCTTGTCGAGTGACTCGGTGGCAATCCCCACGTCGGCCTGTCCCGTTTCGACCAGTTCGGCGATCTCACGCGGGCTGCCCTGCAACAGGGTCAGATGAACCTTGGGGTAATCGGCCTTGAACCACTGGATGATCTTCGGCAGCGCATAGCGGGCCTGCGTGTGGGTGGTTGCCACGACGAAATGGCCGGTCTCCCGGCTGGCAAACTGGTCAGCAATACGGCGCAGATTCTGCGTGTCGAGCAGGATGCGTTCGACGACGCTGACCAGTTCCTTGCCGGGTTCGGTCAAGCCGAGCAAACGCTTGCCGCGGCGGATGAAAACCTCGATGCCGAGTTCGTCTTCAAGATCCTTGATGTGCTTGCTGACCCCGGGTTGCGAAGTGTAGAGGGCATTGGCCACCTCGGTCAGGTTGAAGTCCTGGCGCACTGTCTCGCGGACGATTCTGAGTTGCTGGAAATTCATTGCTTTCTCCCTGTCACGGCCGTCAGGCGGCTATTTTTTCGTTGTTCTGGAAAACGCGGATATTGCGTGGCCGCACCGACACATCGTCACCTTCACGCAGGCCAAGCGCGGCAAGCGTGTCACGCAGCACCGAGACTTCCAGCAACTCGCCGTTCTGGCGCGTCAGCTCGACCTGGGCCAGCGGACCAATGGCGATAACGCGCAAGATTTTGGCCGGCAGGCCAGTTCCCGGTGCATTGGCCGGCAACAGGTCGAATTCGTGCGGCCGGACAAAACCGATGGCTGAATCGGTCGCATCGTGTTCGCTGCCGACGGCCAGCGCGTGCTCGCCAACATGCAGGTGGCCGTCTTCGACCCGGCCATGGAACAGATTGACCGAGCCCAGGAAGCTCGCGACAAAAGGCGTGGCTGGATGGTCGTAGACCACGTCCGGTGCACCGATTTGCTCGACCTTGCCCTTGTTCATCAGCACTACGCGGTCGGAGACTTCCAAAGCCTCTTCCTGGTCGTGCGTCACGAAAACGCTGGTCACATGGATTTCGTCATGCAACTGGCGCAACCAGCGACGGAGCTCCTTGCGTACCTTGGCATCGAGGGCGCCGAACGGCTCGTCCAATAACAAGACTTTCGGTTCAACGGCCAAGGCTCGCGCCAGGGCGATACGCTGACGTTGGCCGCCGGACAGTTGCGATGGAAAGCGATCGGCCAACCAACCAAGTTGAACGAGATCAAGAAGGCGCGTCACACGCTTGCGGATTTCCGCTTCGTTTGGACGGAACTTGCGCGGCTTGACGCGCAGACCAAAAGCCACGTTATCGAACACCGTCATGTGGCGGAACAGCGCGTAATGCTGGAAGACGAAGCCGACCTCACGTTCGCGGACATGGCGATCCGAAGCGTCGTCCCCTTCGAGCAGGATTTGTCCCTGATCGGCGAACTCCAGGCCAGCGATGATGCGCAACAACGTCGTCTTGCCGCAGCCCGACGGGCCCAGCAAGGCAACCAGTTCGCCGGAAGGAATGTCGATGGATACGTCGTTCAGCGCATGAAAGGCACCAAAGTGCTTGCTGATGTTGCGGACGGCGATACTCATGAGGCGATCTCCAATACGTGTTGTCTGTTCCTGCTGCAACGCAGCATCGATGACTCAGTGTATTGAAGCGGCTTTATAAGTAGAAATACTTAATTCTAAAAAGCTAATGCAAATATTGAATAAGCAAATCTTTCGCCACACGGGTGATTTTTTACGCAACGAAGGGGCTGTTGCACCTGAGCCGAGCCAGAATGCTTAAGCTGCGCCCTTGTTCTCAGGAAAATTCTCGCCCTCCTGCTGCACGACATAGCCGTGAGTGCGCAACAAGCGCACCGCCGATTCAATATTGCGGCGAATTCGTTTCGGCAGGTGTTGCCGCGGAATACCGGCGACTTCGGGTGGCTTCAACTCGAAACCGTGCAAACCCAACCACTCGGTGATTGCCGCCAGTCCCTTGTTGCCAATCCCTTCCGCCTGCTGCAGACGGCGGTAACCCAACGCAGCCACTTCCTCCGGCGTGAATTCATGCCGATCGAAAATCTTCCTGAGCGCGTTGCGCTGCAATGTTGGCAGTTGATTCGCCGCCGACGGAACGGCGGATACAGATTGCCCATCGCCCGATGTTTCGGACGCATTTGTTGCCGGGCAATCACTCATGTCATCGGCCATGGGAATCGTATGGAAAATTCATTTGCCGGCAAGCTTAGAGCGACAAAACTTTCAACAGAACGACAAAATTCGCATATCGATATTCCGGAGAACGCAGGCGACAAGCGCTTCCATATCGCTTTGACGTCTTAACTTATGCGAAAAGATTCGTTGGACTCAGCGCTCAATTCAAGCACATTGCGAACCGTCAAAACCACGGTCTGAAGACCGGGCCAATAACATCCGGGCCGACATCCTGACCCGCCCCCCCCTTTGTAGCCGTGGCACCGGGCCAACCGGATCCACGGCTTTTTTTACATCAAGGAAACCTATGTCCGGCAAAACCTTCGTCGACGCCAATTACCGTTTCATTGCCGCCTACCAGGAGGTCAATGCGCGCATCGTCCAGCGCCAGCAAGCCTTGGCGCTCTTTGTTACGCTTACGGCCACCCTGCTCGCCGGCCTGCTCGCCCTCCACCCGGGCGGCAACGGACGCCAACTGCCAGTCGAGTGGCTAGTCTTCGGCTTTCCGGTAACCAGCCTTTGCCTGGCTTTCCTCAACTACAAGGCGGAGCGCGCCATCACCAACCTGCGCTCATTTCTTTCGGCGCTGGAAAAGCTCGACGCCGCGCACGAGCGCCTGCCCAGCTACAACACCGACCCGCGCTGGGCGCATGGCGTCAACAAGGTACGCCGTTTCCACGACATCGCGGCCGCCATCCTGGCTACCGGGGCCAACGGAATCGGCATCGGCGTCGTCCTGCAACTCTACCCGGAGCGCTTGGCCGACAAACCGTTCGTGCTCTATCTGCTGGTGCTCGGCGCCATTGTTTCCGTACTCGCCCTGCTCGTCATTCCGCGCTGGAGTTATCGCCCGCTCGAAGACTGATACCATCCCGGCATGAGCCGTTACCAGGAACTCGCCGCCGCCACGGAAAAACTCATCGCCGACCGGCTGCTCCGCCCCGGCGACCGCCTGCCCTCAATCCGCCAGGCCTGCCAAACAAACAAGATCAGCCCGATCACGGTCAGTTCCGCCTACCAGTTGCTGGAAAGCCGGGGGCTGATCGAAGCCCGGCCCAAATCCGGCTATTTCGTCCGTGCCCGGCTTGGCCGGAGATTGTCCGAACCGGCCATGAGCCAGCCAGGCAGCGGATCGACCGGGCTGGCCGTCAGCGATTTCATTTTCCGTATTCTCGACAGCATCAAGGACAGTGCTGTCGTCCCATTCGGTTCCAGCTTTCCTGCGCCAGAACTGTTCCCGCTCGACCGACTCGGCCGCGCGCTGGCCAGCGCCGCCCGTCAATTAAGCCCGCAGGACACGTTGGCCGACCTGCCGCCCGGCAATGCCGAGCTGCGTCGACTGCTCGCCTTGCGCTACCAGAGCCACGGCGCGACCGTTTCGCCCGACGAGATCATTATCACGGCCGGCGCCATGGAAGGCCTCAACCTTTGCCTACAGGCCGTCACCCAGCCGGGTGACCTGATCGCCGTCGAATCGCCGACTTTCTACGCGACCCTGCAGGCGGCCGAGCGACTCGGCCTCAAGGTCGTCGAGATTCCCAGCCATCCGCGCGACGGACTCAGCCTGGAAGCGCTGGCCGAGGTTCTGGCGCAGCACCCGGTCAAGGCCTGCCTGTCCATGCTCAACTTCTCCAACCCGACCGGCAGCCTGATGCCGGACGAGCGAAAAAAGGCGCTGATCGAACTGTTACGTCAGCATCAGGTGCCGCTCATCGAGGACGACGTCTATGCCGAATTGCATTTCGGCCCGACGCCGCCGCTGTGCAGCAAGGCGCTCGACAGTGATGGGCTG
It encodes:
- a CDS encoding CysB family HTH-type transcriptional regulator — translated: MNFQQLRIVRETVRQDFNLTEVANALYTSQPGVSKHIKDLEDELGIEVFIRRGKRLLGLTEPGKELVSVVERILLDTQNLRRIADQFASRETGHFVVATTHTQARYALPKIIQWFKADYPKVHLTLLQGSPREIAELVETGQADVGIATESLDKVPELASFPFYSWHHAVIVPEGHPLLALEKVTLEALGEYPIITYHEGFTGRAHIDKGFADAGIVPDIVLSAIDADVIKTYVNLGLGVGIVASVAYDAEQDRNLALIPVPDLFPANTTRIAVRRGTYLRSYVHAFIEKVCPDLGEEAIKAVLKPQNGAE
- a CDS encoding sulfate/molybdate ABC transporter ATP-binding protein; the encoded protein is MSIAVRNISKHFGAFHALNDVSIDIPSGELVALLGPSGCGKTTLLRIIAGLEFADQGQILLEGDDASDRHVREREVGFVFQHYALFRHMTVFDNVAFGLRVKPRKFRPNEAEIRKRVTRLLDLVQLGWLADRFPSQLSGGQRQRIALARALAVEPKVLLLDEPFGALDAKVRKELRRWLRQLHDEIHVTSVFVTHDQEEALEVSDRVVLMNKGKVEQIGAPDVVYDHPATPFVASFLGSVNLFHGRVEDGHLHVGEHALAVGSEHDATDSAIGFVRPHEFDLLPANAPGTGLPAKILRVIAIGPLAQVELTRQNGELLEVSVLRDTLAALGLREGDDVSVRPRNIRVFQNNEKIAA
- a CDS encoding phasin family protein; the encoded protein is MFTKPEDFAKSSINSALFFANTTFDGIERLALLNLAAARSVFEGAMANVTALLGAKDVQSFVSIQKELASPSIEKGMEYSRNVIAIAGETKDKLAKEVEAKVAENAATVSGLVEKALASAPAGSEVAVAAVKTAIKSANEAYEGLNKAAKQAAEVAEASVAAATSATMKAANVVAAPKASKKAA
- a CDS encoding DEAD/DEAH box helicase, with the translated sequence MTFATLGLAETLLQSLETLGYKTPTPIQEQAIPAVLEGRDVMAAAQTGTGKTAGFALPILHSLANDGIKVGSNSVRALVLVPTRELAEQVHASFRQYGEHTSVSTYAAYGGVSINPQMMRLRRGVDVLVATPGRLLDLYSQNALKLNKVQVLVLDEADRMLDLGFSNELDAVFAALPKKRQTLLFSATFSEVIRSLAKARLRNPLTIEISPPNSTVKAVKQWMVPVDKKRKTELFLFMRKDRRWGQVLVFVKTKRGADELVSILHAKRIKADAIHGDKPQPARLRALESFKAGEVQILVATDVAARGLDIDDLPQVVNFDLPIVAEDYIHRIGRTGRAGATGEAISLVCADEAPMLAAIETLLKQTLSREEEPGFEPDHRIPLTGAAAIAAKKIKKPKMPGGRGGKGTPSNWVGFDDAPKRPGARPAARPGGASRSTGKNGQKQNRSGGR
- the trmA gene encoding tRNA (uridine(54)-C5)-methyltransferase TrmA; this encodes MPLPIYDPATYPALLAGKLAHFEQTFAPLGVANTVAHASTPLHYRLRAEFRIWHDGDRLDYAMFDPEDPKVPITLDTFPPAAESICALMPRLRDRLATSETLRRRLFQADFLATLSGDMLVTLIYHRTLDEGWEIAAREMAAELGIRVIGRSRGQKLVLDRDWVLEEFELNGRQLRYKQVEGSFTQPNGGVNRQMLGWACQQAAGIGGNLVELYCGNGNFTIALAPLFDQVLATEVSKSSVHAAQFNLEANNVGNVAIVRMSSEEFSDALAGREEFTRLKDIDLEPFRHATLFVDPPRSGLDAVTLELARGFDRILYISCNQQTLLENVTALQDTHQIAASAVFDQFPYTHHLECGLLLTRR
- a CDS encoding flagellar basal body-associated FliL family protein, with product MVIDWHTSLSWWLFWFSAGIKSGSPDGTSIIFRIVMNVVSRIVNALVAPLLFVLALLMPLPSLASDHGGGGVAPEPMVFTVNLGTENYLQFGLILEPAVPEAAGAIAAYKPRIQHQIILLLSSKEVAKLRTLAGKKELIQEIIELANHAIHEDDETGVKEALFTQFLIQ
- a CDS encoding NAD-dependent deacylase → MKSYPAPIDAALDAVAEHLRHARSALFITGAGISADSGLPTYRGVGGLYDSEATEEGLRIEDALSGEVFAMHPEITWKYLIQIEENCRGARPNAAHFAIASLDEHLDRVMVFTQNVDGLHRQAGSREIVEIHGNLQELECTECSHEEAAADLSGREVPPLCPLCGGVLRPKVVLFGEALPEEPLDRFIDAFQEGFDIVFTIGTSSIFPYITQPVVLAAGSGIPTVEINPAKTMLTDIVDYYLPLGAAEAMTAILERLGLEPRAG
- a CDS encoding outer membrane protein assembly factor BamD; translation: MICFRSKIIALCVAVCVLFTSQCFGDVKKYSEKEKVGLANEWLKQSYLVTSDGVSAGDIERLLLQNNFDDLESKLIAVENKYNSDIRYEINLFQAYEVFTQLAYKDYPNLILVFDNWISSRNSYVSYAAKGFYLAGLAGKFRGTKFVSETPKFNMETAVDFSNKSLDSLNRANQIRGGFLPAYHGIIVSGMAYGNRADAEDAIKKALELRPDAYYIRVTFMRYFNPLWGGSYNAGELFANNSQKFGYMNPRIWNLRGNVPSMKAYHYMLDGNYSEAIFEYTDALKYGDKPNWIMELAYCYYKMNDNKTSASVLERLTKYPLSPDENAKITRVVSVLKAGGNLDWNDFR